Proteins from a genomic interval of Chloroflexota bacterium:
- a CDS encoding exo-alpha-sialidase, protein MLVLLISFSPLLAAVVLAQPVSRAEGACPSADGWTYLSAPHRPVRPVDEEVFSPTSVAVSWKESPAIFVSGYWGLVRSDDCGLTWSSIASADDPGGPYLTVAIDQTGRLYLLSYEQMGISDDGGLSWQRPRVFYPGDTEGSVPYGVALGIAPTVPGMAYAWIKTRAGRGEQVTARSIDGGLTWQVVARRPFGSPIVIDPDPAIVYSAFSDRYISRNVVSDANTTYERLAEFREKVSAVAMSADGTRLWAATVGNVLYLSRDRGATWSEVPGSPPAGSWRYLAVPPLEPHILYGISQDGGLWIYREPADTAAEAAAGSP, encoded by the coding sequence GTGCTGGTTCTGCTCATTTCCTTCTCGCCCCTACTCGCGGCCGTCGTGCTGGCGCAGCCGGTTTCGCGGGCTGAGGGAGCCTGCCCGAGCGCAGACGGATGGACTTACCTATCCGCGCCGCATCGTCCAGTACGTCCAGTCGATGAGGAAGTGTTCAGTCCCACCTCTGTCGCGGTCTCGTGGAAGGAATCACCAGCCATTTTCGTGTCCGGTTACTGGGGGCTCGTTCGCAGTGACGACTGCGGGCTGACGTGGTCGAGCATCGCGTCGGCTGATGACCCCGGTGGCCCCTATCTGACAGTGGCTATTGACCAGACAGGGCGTCTCTACCTGCTGTCGTACGAGCAGATGGGCATTAGCGACGACGGCGGGCTGAGTTGGCAGAGGCCAAGGGTTTTCTACCCCGGGGACACTGAAGGCAGCGTGCCGTACGGCGTAGCTCTTGGAATCGCTCCGACTGTGCCAGGAATGGCCTACGCTTGGATCAAGACTCGCGCAGGTCGGGGAGAGCAAGTTACTGCGCGTTCGATTGACGGAGGTCTCACCTGGCAGGTAGTAGCTCGTCGACCATTTGGCTCGCCGATCGTGATCGACCCGGATCCTGCCATCGTGTATTCGGCCTTCTCGGATCGGTACATCTCGCGAAACGTTGTGTCCGACGCTAACACGACTTACGAGCGACTCGCCGAGTTCCGTGAGAAGGTGAGTGCAGTCGCGATGAGTGCGGACGGCACTCGGCTCTGGGCTGCGACGGTAGGCAATGTGCTGTATCTCAGCAGGGACCGGGGAGCTACGTGGAGTGAGGTTCCGGGGTCACCACCGGCCGGCTCCTGGCGGTATCTCGCCGTCCCACCCTTGGAGCCTCATATCCTGTACGGCATCAGTCAGGACGGTGGTCTCTGGATCTACCGCGAGCCGGCAGACACGGCTGCTGAGGCGGCGGCAGGGTCACCGTGA
- a CDS encoding exo-alpha-sialidase: MIVVLVSERDAAAQGTQPDQQWVNLGPPGAPSISILAVSEDWPSDPFLYALQRQSGDDQAAEAVRSIDGGTSWESLGLAPEGLSQPIVVASNRLGRVMFALTDRGQLSDRQLVSRALIRSVDGGMTWTTLLDVTVDTDQRDARSAIRLSPTFRTDEGIFVIIQGRLYRSFDAGDTLESLDPSSGRRVRDVAISSAFDTDRTLFATATNGSFAAYIADAQGRQAQRDAVNGDADLVISTDAGITWVSRAAGLVLDGQPFRHVESLAVSPTYPQDGVIFAFAWGLTPAGLTPSSEIRSVLFRSRNSGGTWEFVWEPFPLSRDTGNMLFQASLAMSPAFATNGVAVMTSQGHNAGPHGSPCRVLASRDGGATWSVRRTNGESVYCGVPRIGGDNGLTATWLQNGPSGETSWNWSTDAGMTLQRATPPGSRSGSTETRNPFPRAMVTNDGTMFFGNQQGVWALGPSARPAGGGSP; the protein is encoded by the coding sequence TTGATTGTCGTGCTGGTCAGCGAGCGGGATGCGGCGGCGCAGGGGACGCAGCCGGATCAGCAGTGGGTGAACCTCGGGCCACCGGGGGCCCCTTCGATATCTATCCTGGCGGTGTCCGAGGACTGGCCGTCGGACCCGTTCCTGTACGCCCTGCAGCGTCAGTCTGGTGATGACCAGGCAGCAGAAGCTGTCCGCAGTATCGACGGTGGCACTTCCTGGGAGTCGCTCGGGTTAGCTCCTGAGGGGCTCTCCCAGCCCATTGTCGTAGCGTCCAACCGCCTCGGACGGGTCATGTTCGCCCTCACCGATCGGGGCCAGCTCTCGGACCGCCAGCTCGTCTCGCGTGCCCTGATCAGATCGGTCGACGGCGGGATGACGTGGACGACATTGCTCGACGTGACAGTCGATACTGACCAGCGGGATGCGCGCTCCGCCATCCGCCTCTCACCGACGTTCCGCACCGATGAGGGCATCTTCGTGATCATTCAGGGACGCCTATACCGCTCATTCGACGCGGGCGACACGTTGGAGTCGCTGGACCCATCGTCAGGGCGCCGAGTACGTGACGTGGCGATTTCATCTGCCTTTGACACGGACCGGACGTTGTTCGCTACTGCCACGAATGGCTCATTCGCCGCCTACATTGCTGATGCGCAGGGGCGACAAGCACAGCGAGACGCCGTGAATGGTGACGCCGACCTGGTGATCTCTACTGATGCAGGCATTACGTGGGTCTCTCGCGCCGCCGGGCTCGTCCTCGACGGCCAACCCTTCCGCCACGTCGAGTCACTGGCGGTTTCGCCAACCTACCCGCAGGATGGAGTCATCTTCGCCTTCGCGTGGGGCCTCACACCAGCGGGGCTCACTCCCTCCAGCGAGATTCGGTCGGTGCTATTTCGGAGCCGTAACTCCGGCGGCACGTGGGAGTTCGTCTGGGAGCCATTCCCGCTGAGCCGGGATACTGGGAACATGCTGTTTCAGGCGTCGCTGGCGATGTCGCCCGCGTTCGCTACGAACGGTGTGGCGGTCATGACCTCCCAGGGTCATAACGCAGGTCCCCACGGTTCGCCCTGCCGCGTCCTCGCATCCCGGGATGGAGGGGCGACCTGGAGCGTTCGCCGCACCAACGGCGAGAGCGTCTACTGCGGCGTGCCGCGCATCGGCGGCGACAACGGACTGACCGCGACCTGGCTGCAGAACGGTCCGTCGGGAGAGACATCCTGGAACTGGTCGACCGACGCAGGGATGACCCTGCAACGCGCTACTCCGCCGGGTTCGAGAAGTGGGTCGACCGAAACGCGAAACCCGTTCCCTCGGGCCATGGTGACGAACGACGGGACGATGTTCTTCGGCAACCAGCAGGGCGTCTGGGCGCTCGGCCCGAGCGCGCGGCCGGCGGGGGGTGGGTCACCGTGA